In Anopheles gambiae chromosome 2, idAnoGambNW_F1_1, whole genome shotgun sequence, a single window of DNA contains:
- the LOC133391733 gene encoding uncharacterized protein LOC133391733 — MIPLIMLIDEERQEDKRNEQRYRRHLRIQRNVLNLPYNKFIRDYRVSPAIFEEIIWEIKDEISPLRSHGITPEQKLAAVLRFFAEGSFQQSVGKDFYVPVANTTFSKCIYEIIAVLQVCDDTQIIGFVNAKYGGASHDSHVWNRSPVGRFCSIKHRNLETGFKISGDSAYPRADWLIVPCRNATANSAEAEFNTLHTAARIIIERTIGVLKSRFRCLSGQRELLHTAVKCLKIINVCCALHNMCINYRVNF; from the exons ATGATACCTTTAATTATGTTAATTGATGAGGAGCGTCAAGAAGATAAAAGGAATGAGCAAAGATACCGCAGACATCTTAGAATTCAGAGAAATGTGTTGAACCTGCCTTATAATAA GTTCATCAGAGATTATCGTGTATCACCTGCGATATTTGAGGAGATTATCTGGGAGATTAAGGATGAAATATCTCCATTGCGGTCTCATGGTATCACTCCAGAACAAAAGCTAGCAGCCGTTTTACGATTTTTTGCTGAGGGCAGTTTTCAGCAAAGTGTTGGGAAAGATTTCTACGTGCCGGTGGCAAACAcgacattttcaaaatgtattTATGAAATCATTGCTGTATTGCAGGTATGTGATGATACACAGATAATTGGATTCGTTAACGCAAAATATGGCGGAGCAAGCCACGATTCTCACGTTTGGAATAGAAGTCCAGTTGGAAGATTCTGCTCAATAAAACATCGTAATCTCGAAACAGGCTTCAAAATATCAG GAGATTCCGCTTACCCTAGGGCAGATTGGTTGATTGTGCCATGTAGAAATGCGACTGCAAATTCAGCTGAAGCTGAGTTTAATACGCTCCACACTGCTGCTAGAATTATAATAGAAAGAACGATCGGAGTGTTGAAAAGTCGATTCCGATGTCTTTCCGGGCAGAGAGAGCTTTTGCATACAGCAGTAAAATGCCTTAAAATTATTaatgtgtgttgtgcgctACACAATATGTGTATAAATTATCGGGTAAACTTTTAA